One genomic segment of Hippoglossus hippoglossus isolate fHipHip1 chromosome 22, fHipHip1.pri, whole genome shotgun sequence includes these proteins:
- the LOC117756382 gene encoding G-protein coupled receptor 135: protein MESTVSTALWGSNYTAEDSRPSFTDQLVTPSPVVPRVVSIVTSLVTATAEATVGTIGNLSAFRDERGNKLSQTHQASTPALLSTAEGNSVLQGITVAAQALVLLSIFLLSCLGNSAVVIVIIKHRQLRTVTNAFIMSLSLSDFLTAVLCLPFSFVMLFSKDGIWMFGDHFCVANGFFNTCFGIISTLTMTLISFDRYYAIVRQPQAKIGRQKATQLLIAVWVTAVIFSLPWYLLVRTPIEIHKRGFYHCMYVFHSGTSRMGTSYSICLIVICYLLPFSLMCFCHYNICKTVRLSEIRVRPVTTYAYLLRFYSEMRTATTVLIMIVFIIFCWGPYCLMGLVTAMGDYKFNPAMDTVAIWFAWANGAINPLIYALRNPNISMLLGRSREEGYRTRNIATYLSSQTQNRESRLNQAERIRDRYVSRVGVNHNSRISSSSPGKGGEVAMWACKNPAVFFCRDGQPDTASLPNSVSTRKMKTADTSL, encoded by the exons ATGGAGTCGACTGTTAGCACGGCCCTGTGGGGCAGCAACTACACCGCTGAAGACTCCCGGCCAAGCTTCACCGACCAGCTGGTGACTCCCTCACCTGTTGTGCCGAG GGTTGTTTCCATAGTGACCAGCCTAGTAACCGCCACCGCAGAGGCCACAGTGGGAACCATAGGAAACCTATCGGCCTTCAGAGACGAAAGAGGGAACAAGCTCAGTCAAACCCACCAGGCATCGACCCCGGCACTGCTGAGTACCGCAGAGGGCAACTCTGTCCTTCAGGGCATCACAGTGGCAGCTCAGGCCCTGGTgctcctctccatcttccttCTCTCTTGCCTCGGTAACTCTGCAGTCGTCATCGTTATCATCAAACACAGGCAACTTCGAACGGTGACCAACGCCTTCATCATGTCGCTGTCACTGTCCGACTTCCTCACAGCTGTTCTATGTCTGCCGTTCTCCTTCGTCATGCTCTTCAGTAAGGACGGCATCTGGATGTTCGGGGATCATTTCTGTGTGGCCAATGGCTTTTTCAATACCTGCTTTGGTATCATTTCCACCCTGACTATGACTCTGATCTCCTTTGACAGGTACTATGCCATAGTTAGACAGCCACAGGCTAAAATAGGGCGCCAGAAAGCAACTCAGTTGTTGATAGCTGTGTGGGTGACTGCTGTCATTTTCTCTTTACCTTGGTACCTACTAGTTCGGACACCTATAGAAATCCATAAGAGAGGGTTCTACCATTGTATGTATGTGTTCCACTCTGGGACTTCACGCATGGGGACGTCTTACAGCATCTGTCTGATCGTTATTTGTTATTTACTACCCTTCTCcctcatgtgtttttgtcactaTAACATCTGTAAGACAGTGCGGCTCTCAGAGATCCGAGTCAGGCCAGTGACCACATACGCTTACTTATTGCGATTTTACAGTGAAATGAGAACAGCCACCACAGTTCTCAttatgattgttttcatcattttttgtTGGGGGCCATATTGTTTAATGGGGTTGGTTACAGCAATGGGAGACTACAAATTCAACCCTGCAATGGACACAGTGGCCATCTGGTTCGCCTGGGCAAATGGAGCTATCAATCCTTTGATCTACGCCCTGAGGAACCCCAATATATCCATGTTACTTGGacggagcagagaggagggttATCGGACCAGAAATATTGCTACGTACCTTTCCAGCCAAACCCAGAACCGTGAGAGTCGGCTTAATCAAGCGGAGAGGATTAGGGACCGCTACGTAAGTCGCGTGGGGGTGAATCATAACAGCCGGATCTCCAGTTCAAGTCctggaaaaggaggagaggtggcAATGTGGGCCTGTAAAAACCCCGCTGTGTTCTTCTGCAGGGACGGCCAGCCTGACACTGCAAGTCTACCCAACTCTGTCAGCACTCGTAAGATGAAGACAGCTGACACCAGCCTGTGA
- the jkamp gene encoding JNK1/MAPK8-associated membrane protein — MSVSMSSTCPGLYCGRMTVNGSVEGECGVCPRGERSNLQKVCERCAESPDLYDWLYLGFMAMLPLVLHWFFIEWYSGKKSSSALLQHITAMLECSVSAVVTLLVTDPVGILSIRSCGVQMLSDWYTMLYNPSPDYINTIHCTQEAVYPLYTIVLIYYAFCLVLMMLLRPLLVKKIACGLGKSDRFKSIYAALYFFPILTVLQAVGGGLLYYAFPYIMLVLSLVTLAVYMSATEIQSFKHLVAKKKRLVVLFSHWLLHAYGIISISRLGKLEQDLPLLALVPGPALFYIITAKFTEPSRILSEGGNGH; from the exons ATGT CTGTGTCCATGAGCTCAACGTGTCCAGGCCTGTACTGTGGCAGGATGACGGTCAATGGATCAGTGGAGGGAGAGTGTGGC GTGTGTCCTCGTGGAGAGCGGTCCAACCTTCAGAAGGTATGTGAACGCTGCGCTGAGTCGCCTGATCTCTACGACTGGCTCTATCTGGGATTCATGGCCATGTTGCCTCTGGTGCTGCATTGGTTCTTCATTGAGTGGTACTCTGGAAAAAAGAG ttCCAGTGCTCTTCTACAGCACATCACAGCCATGTTGGAGTGCAGCGTGTCGGCCGTGGTCACTCTGCTGGTCACCGATCCGGTGGGAATACTCAGTATCCGCTCCTGTGGTGTCCAGATGCTGTCAGACTGGTACACCATGCTATACAACCCCAGCCCAGACTACATCAACACCATACACTGCACCCAGGAGGCTGTCTACCCACT TTACACTATTGTGTTGATCTACTATGCATTCTGCCTGGTTCTGATGATGCTGctgcgccctctgctggtgaaGAAGATAGCTTGTGGTCTGGGTAAATCTGACCGCTTCAAAAGCATCTACGCTGCTCTCTACTTCTTCCCCATCCTGACAGTGCTGCAGGCCGTGGGAGGAGGGCTGCTCT actATGCGTTTCCTTACATCATGCTGGTGCTGTCTCTGGTAACACTCGCTGTTTACATGTCTGCCACTGAGATACAG TCTTTCAAACACCTGGTTGCTAAGAAGAAGCGTCTGGTCGTCTTGTTCAGCCACTGGCTGCTCCACGCGTACGGCATCATCTCCATCTCCCGACTGGGCAAGCTGGAGCAGGACCTACCGCTGTTGGCCCTGGTGCCCGGCCCCGCCCTGTTTTACATCATCACGGCAAAGTTCACCGAGCCCAGCCGCATCCTCTCTGAGGGCGGCAACGGCCACTGA
- the fam241a gene encoding uncharacterized protein FAM241A: MSAAPPVTDRHVFNRREREEPPALNRRGGGHAAPRQTAPHLQRHRADGSQTRPGPPIDPSAGWPHVDDPTTREPQLDDCERMGTLFGMLNKCLRGMGFSQMYFGDKIVEPVVIVFFWLLLWFLGIQALGLVGTLCIIIIYIQK; this comes from the exons ATGTCCGCTGCACCGCCTGTCACAGACCGGCATGTTTTTAACCGACGTGAACGTGAGGAGCCCCCGGCGCTGAACCGGAGAGGAGGCGGACACGCAGCTCCACGACAGACCGCACCACACCTCCAGCGTCACCGG GCTGATGGCAGCCAGACCCGACCTGGACCACCCATTGATCCCAGTGCCGGGTGGCCCCATGTGGACGACCCCACCACCAGAGAGCCTCAGCTGGATGACTGTGAGCGGATGGGGACTTTGTTTGGGATGCTCAACAAGTGCCTGCGAGGGATGGGCTTCAGCCAGATGTACTTTGGAGACAAGATAGTGGAGCCGGTAGTGATTGTGTTCTtctggctgctgctctggttCCTGGGTATTCAGGCCCTGGGACTGGTGGGAACTCtgtgcatcatcatcatctacatCCAGAAGTAA